Genomic segment of Nocardioides conyzicola:
ACGGCCGCTTCACCGAGGAGGTTGTCGACGAGCTGCGCGCGACCATCCCGGGCGTCCAGATCCTGGTGCACCCGGAGTGCAAGCACGAGGTCGTGCTCAAGGCCGACCTCGTCGGCTCGACGGAGTTCATCATCAACACCATCGAGGCTGCCCCCGCCGGCTCGAGCTGGGCGATCGGCACCGAGCTCAACCTGGTCAAGCGGCTCGCCGCCGCCCACCCGGACAAGCGGATCACGTTCCTCGACAAGACGGTCTGCTACTGCTCGACGATGAACCGGATCGACCTGCCCCACTTCGTGTGGGCGATGGAGTCGCTGGTCGCGGGCCAGGTCGTCAACCGGATCGAGGTCGACCCCGAAACCGAGAAGCACGCCCTCGTGGCGCTGGAGCGGATGCTCGCCCTGCCGGGCAAGACCCACAAGGACTGACCCACTCGTCGAGTCGGGAGTTCTGACCGTCGAGTCGGGAGTTCTGACCGTTGGTTCGGGAGTTTCGTCCATCCGAGCTCGCAAGAAGTCCCGATTCGATCGTCAGAAGTCCCGACTCAAGCGCCAGAACTCCCGACTCGACCTAGTCCGGCAGCTCGAACCAGGCGCAGGTCCCGCCGTACGGCGCGTCGGTCAGGCCGATCCTGCCGCCGTGCGCCTCGACGATCCGCCGGCACGTCGTCAGGCCGATGCCCGACCCCTCGACGTCCTCGTTGACGCGGGCGAGCGGCTGGAAGACCCGTTCCTGCTGGTCGGCGGGGACGCCGGGTCCGCAGTCGCGGACCTCGACCCGCCAGCGGTCGCCGATCCGGGTCGAGTCCACCTCGATGTGGGCGGGCTGGCCGGGGCGCACGAACTTGGCGGCGTTCGCGACCAGGTTCTGCAGCACCGCGCGCAGCTGGACGGGGTCACCGACGACGGTGGGCAGCTCCCCCACGACGACGGTCGTCCCCGCGAGCGCGGCGGCCAGGTCCTCCTGCACGTCGGCGACGACCGCGGCCAGGTCGACCGGACCGCGCTGCAGCTCGCCGCCGACGCGGGCGAAGGCGAGCAGGTCGTTGATGAGCGACTGCATCCGGTCGGCGCCGCCGATCGCGCGCTGGACGAGGAAGGTCATCTCCAGCTGGTCGTCCTCGGACGCGCTGACCTCCTCCTCGATCATCTTGAGCGACAGGGTCACCGCCGTCAGCGGGTTGCGCAGGTCGTGGCTCACCTGACCGGCGAACGCCGCGAGCTGCTCGTTGGAGCGCTCCAGCTCGCGGGTCCGGAACTCCAGCTCGAGCAGGTCGACGACCCGGTCCGCGAGCCCGAGCAGGGCGCGCTCCTGCTCGTCGGTCAGCGATCTGGGGACCTCGTCGAAGACGCACAGGGTCCCGATGACGACGCCCTCGGGGGTCAGGAGCTGGTGGGTCGCGTAGAACCGGACGTTGCCGATCGCGCCGGTGACGAACGGGTTGTCGCGGAACCGCGGATCAAGGCTGGCGTCCGGCACCACGACCGGCCGGCCCTCGTGGAGGACCACGTTGCACATCGAGTCCTCGCGGGCGCACACCGAGGGGTCGAAGCCGTGCGTGGCGATCTGGTGCTGCTCGGTGTCGGTGATCAGGTTGATCGTCGCCATCGGGGTCTGGGCGACCTGGGCCGCGATCTCGACGATCGCGAGCAGGTCGGCTCGCGGCGGGTGCACCAGGACCTGGTACTTCCCGATCTCGGCGACGCGCGCCGCGTCCGGCCCCCCAGTGGTCGTCACGACGCGAAGGTTAATACGGACGCGGTCCCGCGTCACCGCCCGCCCGTCACCGGGAGAAGCTCGGCGGCCCTCCACCCCCGGCCGGCGGACCACCGTTGCCACCGAAGCCTCCGCCGCCGAACGCTCGACGCTGGGTGCTGCTGTCGTCGGTGGTCGGCAGGGCCCGGTCGAGGTCGGCGAGCACCACGACGTCGCCGGCGGCGAGCCCGTCGGTCACCTCGACCGTGGTCGCCCCGACCACCCCGGTGGTCACCCGGGTCCGGGTGACGCTGTCGCCGTCCTTGACGCTCACCGCGCCGTTGGTGACCGCCGACGCCGGGACGGTGACGACGTCCTGGGCGTCGCCGGTCACGACCGAGACCGAGGCGTTGAGGCCGGTCGCGACGTCGAGGTTCTTGCGCGTCAGGGTGATCGTCACCGGGTACGTCGAGGAGTCGTCGGGCACGGTGCTGATCTGCGTCACCGTGCCCGCGAGCCCGTCGGACGAGCCGGCCGGGGTCGCGGTCGCCAGCTGGCCGACGGCGAGCTGCTGCACCTGGGCGCTGGTCGCGTCGACCTGGACCGTCGTCGTGCCGCGCGAGACCAGCACGAACACCTCCGTGCCCGACGAGATCGAGTCACCCTCGGCGGCGTCCACCGCGACGACCTCGCCCGCGAACGGTGCCGTGACCGTGGCCATCCGGAGCTCCTGCTGCGCCTCGATCAGGTCGGCCTTCGCCTGGTCGATCGCGGCCTGGTCCTTGGCCAGGGTCGCCGCCGTGACGGTCATCCCGCCCGAGGCGCCCGAGCCGCCCGAGGACGGGGTGGACGAGGTCGACGGCGTGCTGCTCGGCTGGCTCGTGCTGGGCTGGTCCGTGGGTTGGGCCGTGGGCTCGTCCGAGGGCTGGGCCGTGGGCTCGTCCGTGCTGGGCTGGTCGCCGCTGGACTGGAGCCCCGCCACGGCCGCGGTCAGGGTGCTCGCGAGGTCGGTCAGGGCGCCCTGCAGCGCGTCCTGGTCGGTGGAGACCTGGGTCTGCGCGGCCTGGACGGCGGCGAGCGCGTCCGTGCACGCCTGGTCGGTCGCGTCGTCGGTGGTCCCGGGATCGGCGCTCGGGTCCGCGGTCGGGTCGGTGCTGGGATCCTCGCTCGGGTCGGATGTGAACGCCGTCGCGCAGGCGGCCTGCTGCGCCGTCAACGCGTCGCGTGCGGCGGTCAGGGACGCGCTGACCACCGACTGGGCCGACGTGACCGCGCGCTGCTGGGCGGC
This window contains:
- a CDS encoding GAF domain-containing sensor histidine kinase, with the protein product MTTTGGPDAARVAEIGKYQVLVHPPRADLLAIVEIAAQVAQTPMATINLITDTEQHQIATHGFDPSVCAREDSMCNVVLHEGRPVVVPDASLDPRFRDNPFVTGAIGNVRFYATHQLLTPEGVVIGTLCVFDEVPRSLTDEQERALLGLADRVVDLLELEFRTRELERSNEQLAAFAGQVSHDLRNPLTAVTLSLKMIEEEVSASEDDQLEMTFLVQRAIGGADRMQSLINDLLAFARVGGELQRGPVDLAAVVADVQEDLAAALAGTTVVVGELPTVVGDPVQLRAVLQNLVANAAKFVRPGQPAHIEVDSTRIGDRWRVEVRDCGPGVPADQQERVFQPLARVNEDVEGSGIGLTTCRRIVEAHGGRIGLTDAPYGGTCAWFELPD
- a CDS encoding HlyD family efflux transporter periplasmic adaptor subunit, whose translation is MNVARMRRPGRRARRVIAGALTVAVVGVGYAAYAASADGTSYRTVAATVGDVEQTLELSGAVEPAGRADLSFATSGTIEDVSVAAGDKVKAGAVLGALDDTSLRKSVQQARATLAQARAQLENDEESQADTVSSTSTSTSTSTSSATPATGSSGNGSGGGSAGGGSDEPSTGGGTDDGTSAALAELAAQQRAVTSAQSVVSASLTAARDALTAQQAACATAFTSDPSEDPSTDPTADPSADPGTTDDATDQACTDALAAVQAAQTQVSTDQDALQGALTDLASTLTAAVAGLQSSGDQPSTDEPTAQPSDEPTAQPTDQPSTSQPSSTPSTSSTPSSGGSGASGGMTVTAATLAKDQAAIDQAKADLIEAQQELRMATVTAPFAGEVVAVDAAEGDSISSGTEVFVLVSRGTTTVQVDATSAQVQQLAVGQLATATPAGSSDGLAGTVTQISTVPDDSSTYPVTITLTRKNLDVATGLNASVSVVTGDAQDVVTVPASAVTNGAVSVKDGDSVTRTRVTTGVVGATTVEVTDGLAAGDVVVLADLDRALPTTDDSSTQRRAFGGGGFGGNGGPPAGGGGPPSFSR